In the genome of Polaribacter sp. MED152, one region contains:
- a CDS encoding M14 family metallopeptidase, producing MKIKAFFFLFLISSISVFAQSVKSPAEYLGYEIGSRFTRHHQVVDYFKYVSNTLSNVKLEKYGETNEHRELYVTYISSQENINNLETIRKQNLSQTKNSNASSSDKAIVWLSYNVHGNEASSTEASMLTLFDLVTNKKEWLENTVVIIDPCINPDGRDRYVNWYNQVKSTPFDIGQDAKEHHEPWPGGRPNHYLFDLNRDWAWATQVESQQRVKIYNKWMPHIHVDFHEQGINNPYYFAPAAEPFHEIITDWQRDFQTQIGKNHAKYFDKEGWLYFTKESFDLLYPSYGDTYPTFMGAIGMTYEQAGHGRAGLGIETDEGEVLTLKDRAIHHKTTGLSTVEIASKNAEKLNIEFKKYFNNDNVKYKSFLIKNENQDKINRLKLLLDKHEISYETAKGGTVKGYDFSTQKEAKFNASNNDLVIHTDQPKGKMVNVLFEPSAKLVDSLTYDITAWSLPYAHGFNAIASKSKLASNTYNDKDFTPNNTIDKNAYAFIFKWNSLNDATFLADLLQHNIIPRFSEKPFTTSGKSFERGTIIVLKNDNRNSNFADNLINIANKHKRQVTTTSTGFSDAGVDFGSYSVKPINKQKVALLSGEGTSSLSFGEIWHFFETELKYPLVIIDSDYFGRTDFSNYDVIILPNGYYNSILNKSTLDKLTSFARSGGTVIAIGSALNSFADKKGFSLTRKKLEDKKDNNLLPYAAQERNNVENLITGAIFKSTIDTTHPLGFGYKSDYFSLKLSGSTFNYLNSGVNVGYFDKNATNVSGFAGKTALKNVPESLLFGVDEKGRGSFVYMVDNPLFRSFWDNGKLFLANAVFLLNSDQLK from the coding sequence TTGTAGATTACTTTAAATATGTAAGTAACACATTGTCAAATGTTAAATTAGAAAAATATGGTGAAACCAATGAACATAGAGAGTTGTATGTTACCTATATCTCATCTCAAGAAAATATCAATAATTTAGAAACGATTAGAAAACAAAATTTATCTCAAACTAAAAATAGCAATGCTAGTTCTAGTGATAAAGCTATTGTTTGGCTGAGTTATAACGTGCATGGAAATGAGGCCTCAAGTACTGAAGCTTCTATGTTAACACTTTTTGATTTAGTAACAAATAAGAAAGAATGGTTAGAAAATACTGTTGTTATTATAGATCCTTGTATAAATCCTGATGGAAGAGATCGTTATGTAAATTGGTACAATCAAGTAAAAAGTACTCCTTTTGATATTGGGCAAGATGCCAAAGAACACCATGAACCATGGCCTGGAGGAAGACCAAATCATTATTTATTTGATTTAAATAGAGATTGGGCTTGGGCTACACAAGTAGAAAGTCAGCAAAGAGTTAAAATTTATAATAAATGGATGCCTCATATTCATGTAGATTTTCATGAACAAGGTATAAATAATCCTTATTATTTTGCGCCAGCAGCAGAACCATTTCATGAAATTATTACAGATTGGCAGCGTGATTTTCAAACCCAAATAGGAAAAAATCATGCTAAATATTTTGATAAAGAAGGTTGGTTATATTTTACTAAAGAGAGTTTTGATTTGTTATACCCAAGTTATGGAGATACCTACCCTACTTTTATGGGCGCAATTGGTATGACATATGAACAAGCTGGTCATGGAAGAGCTGGGTTGGGTATTGAGACAGATGAAGGTGAGGTATTAACTCTAAAAGATAGAGCCATTCATCATAAAACGACAGGATTATCTACTGTTGAAATAGCATCTAAAAATGCCGAAAAATTAAATATTGAGTTTAAAAAATACTTTAATAATGATAATGTAAAGTATAAAAGCTTTTTAATTAAGAATGAAAATCAGGATAAAATTAATCGCTTAAAATTACTATTAGATAAACACGAAATTAGTTACGAAACTGCTAAAGGAGGTACTGTAAAAGGGTATGACTTTTCAACACAAAAAGAAGCTAAATTTAATGCTTCTAATAACGATTTGGTAATCCATACAGATCAACCAAAAGGAAAGATGGTTAATGTACTTTTTGAACCTTCAGCAAAGTTGGTAGATTCTTTAACTTACGATATTACTGCTTGGTCATTACCTTATGCTCATGGTTTTAATGCAATTGCATCTAAATCAAAATTAGCCTCAAACACTTATAATGATAAAGATTTTACACCTAATAATACTATTGATAAAAATGCTTATGCCTTTATTTTTAAATGGAATAGCTTAAATGACGCTACTTTTTTGGCAGATTTATTACAGCATAATATTATACCTCGTTTTTCTGAAAAACCATTTACTACAAGCGGAAAATCGTTTGAAAGAGGAACAATAATCGTATTAAAAAATGATAATAGAAATTCTAATTTTGCTGACAATCTTATAAATATTGCTAATAAGCATAAAAGACAAGTTACTACAACATCAACAGGTTTTTCTGATGCTGGAGTAGATTTTGGTTCTTATTCTGTAAAACCAATCAATAAACAAAAAGTTGCTTTGCTTTCTGGTGAAGGCACATCTTCTTTAAGCTTTGGTGAAATTTGGCACTTTTTCGAAACAGAGTTAAAATACCCTTTAGTCATTATAGATTCAGATTATTTTGGAAGAACAGATTTCTCGAATTACGACGTTATTATACTTCCTAATGGATATTATAATAGTATTTTAAATAAATCTACTTTAGATAAATTAACTTCTTTTGCCAGATCTGGAGGTACAGTTATAGCAATAGGAAGTGCATTAAATAGTTTTGCTGATAAAAAAGGATTTAGCTTAACCAGAAAAAAACTTGAAGATAAAAAAGACAATAATCTATTGCCTTATGCAGCTCAAGAAAGAAATAATGTAGAAAATTTAATTACGGGAGCAATCTTTAAAAGTACCATAGACACTACGCATCCTTTAGGGTTTGGTTACAAGAGTGATTACTTTTCTTTAAAATTAAGTGGTAGTACTTTTAACTATTTAAATTCTGGCGTTAATGTTGGTTATTTTGATAAAAATGCCACAAATGTTTCCGGATTTGCTGGTAAAACAGCCTTGAAGAATGTACCTGAATCACTTTTATTTGGAGTAGATGAAAAAGGCAGAGGAAGTTTTGTATATATGGTTGACAACCCTTTATTTAGGTCTTTTTGGGATAATGGAAAGTTATTCTTAGCAAACGCCGTTTTTCTCTTAAATTCAGATCAATTAAAATAA
- the ftsY gene encoding signal recognition particle-docking protein FtsY has product MSFFKNIFSKEKKETLDKGLEKTKESFFGKLSKAVAGKSKVDDDVLDNLEEVLVASDVGVNTTLKVIDRIEARVAKDKYVGTDELNAILREEIAGLLSETNVGNETDFTIPEIPKKEGKKMPYVLMVVGVNGVGKTTTIGKLASQFKKQGLKVVLGAADTFRAAAIDQLQVWADRTDVPIIRQEMGSDPASVAFDTLTSAVKQDADVVIIDTAGRLHNKVNLMNELTKIKRVMQKVVSDAPHDVLLVLDGSTGQNAFEQAKQFTKATEVTSLAVTKLDGTAKGGVVIGISDQFQIPVKYIGVGEGIDDLQVFNKVEFVDSFFK; this is encoded by the coding sequence ATGAGTTTTTTTAAAAATATATTTTCAAAAGAGAAAAAAGAAACTTTAGACAAAGGTTTAGAAAAAACTAAAGAAAGTTTCTTTGGTAAACTATCTAAAGCTGTTGCTGGTAAATCTAAAGTAGATGATGATGTTTTAGATAATTTAGAAGAGGTTTTAGTAGCTTCTGATGTTGGTGTAAATACCACTTTAAAAGTTATTGACAGAATCGAAGCTAGAGTTGCTAAAGATAAGTATGTAGGTACAGATGAGTTAAATGCAATTCTTCGTGAAGAAATAGCAGGTTTGCTTTCTGAAACAAACGTTGGTAACGAAACCGATTTTACCATACCTGAAATCCCTAAAAAAGAGGGTAAGAAAATGCCTTATGTTTTGATGGTAGTGGGTGTAAATGGTGTAGGTAAAACTACTACTATTGGTAAATTGGCAAGTCAATTTAAAAAACAAGGTTTAAAAGTTGTTTTAGGTGCTGCAGATACTTTTAGAGCAGCAGCTATAGATCAATTACAAGTGTGGGCAGACAGAACAGATGTGCCAATAATTCGTCAAGAAATGGGTTCAGATCCTGCATCTGTAGCATTTGATACTTTAACATCTGCAGTTAAACAAGATGCAGATGTTGTTATTATAGACACTGCAGGTCGTTTACACAATAAAGTAAATTTAATGAACGAGTTAACAAAGATAAAACGTGTGATGCAGAAGGTGGTCTCTGATGCACCTCATGATGTTTTATTGGTTTTAGATGGTTCTACAGGGCAAAATGCATTTGAGCAAGCCAAACAGTTTACTAAAGCTACAGAAGTTACTAGTTTAGCAGTTACCAAATTAGATGGTACAGCAAAAGGTGGAGTTGTTATTGGTATATCAGACCAATTTCAGATTCCTGTAAAATATATTGGAGTAGGCGAAGGTATAGATGATTTACAAGTTTTTAATAAAGTAGAGTTTGTAGATTCTTTCTTTAAATAA
- the rpmB gene encoding 50S ribosomal protein L28, which produces MSRVCELTGKKAMVGNNVSKALNRTKRTFDANLMTKRFYIPEEDKWVTLKVSASALKNINKKGISAVIKEARANGFLTK; this is translated from the coding sequence ATGTCTAGAGTTTGTGAATTAACAGGAAAAAAAGCAATGGTTGGAAACAATGTTTCTAAAGCATTAAATAGAACTAAAAGAACATTTGACGCTAATTTAATGACCAAGCGTTTTTATATTCCAGAAGAAGATAAATGGGTAACTTTAAAAGTATCTGCGTCTGCTTTAAAAAATATTAACAAGAAAGGAATTTCTGCAGTTATCAAAGAAGCAAGAGCTAACGGATTTTTAACAAAATAA
- a CDS encoding amidase family protein, protein MKKSLLFLFASLVLISCKNQENETEFQFKKYDETAALEAQRNHKNGRMKFKLFQSKVLDMNEVYKPFQSELKKFSDEEYNNLKPLILEQDIPTLQRHVKDGTLSYEKLTIFYLYRIRKFESDSTLSLNSIIALNPNVLKEAREKDANKSNVSEFSMYGMPVLLKDNINTKEMPTTAGALALQRNYSKSDAFIVEKLRANGALILGKVNLSEWAYFFCSGCPLGYSAIGGQTLNPYGRAEFETGGSSSGSGVAVAANFAVAAVGTETSGSITSPSSQNSVVGLKPTIGVLSRTGIVPISSTLDTPGPMTKNVIDNAIFMNAMRGFDQNDSKSKEIDEEYVQNGFRNSFKGKRIGVFKPLLTDSIYALNIEKMRKVGVEIVEITPPEISFNGFVTLLNIDMKYDLPKYLSENADKSLFIKNVKDVIEFNKKDSLLRAPYGQQLFEGIERDQTTIAELEVIKENLKTEANKYLQALESEDLDAILSINNYHSGIAAVSFHPTLTVPMGYKTSGEPISLTFVGKPFEERNLLELGYAFEQLTKARKMPKNYQ, encoded by the coding sequence ATGAAAAAATCACTTTTATTTCTATTTGCTTCACTGGTTTTAATCTCTTGTAAGAACCAGGAAAATGAAACTGAGTTTCAATTTAAAAAGTATGATGAAACTGCTGCTTTAGAAGCTCAGCGAAATCATAAAAATGGCAGAATGAAATTTAAACTTTTTCAATCTAAAGTTTTAGATATGAATGAAGTTTATAAACCATTTCAGTCTGAATTAAAGAAATTTTCTGATGAAGAATATAATAATTTGAAACCTCTTATTTTGGAGCAAGATATTCCCACTTTACAACGTCATGTAAAAGATGGTACTTTATCTTATGAAAAATTAACAATTTTTTATTTATATAGAATTAGAAAGTTCGAAAGTGATTCTACTTTATCTTTAAATTCAATTATAGCTTTAAATCCTAATGTCTTAAAAGAGGCTAGAGAAAAGGATGCAAATAAATCGAACGTTTCAGAATTTTCTATGTATGGTATGCCTGTTTTATTAAAGGATAATATTAATACAAAAGAAATGCCTACCACTGCTGGTGCATTGGCTTTGCAAAGAAATTATTCGAAAAGTGATGCTTTTATAGTTGAAAAACTAAGAGCCAATGGAGCCCTTATTTTAGGTAAAGTAAACTTAAGTGAATGGGCTTATTTCTTTTGTTCTGGGTGTCCTTTAGGTTATTCAGCCATTGGTGGACAAACCTTAAATCCTTATGGAAGAGCTGAATTTGAAACTGGAGGAAGTTCTTCTGGAAGTGGAGTAGCTGTAGCCGCAAATTTTGCAGTAGCAGCTGTGGGTACAGAAACATCAGGATCTATTACATCACCTTCAAGTCAGAATTCTGTAGTAGGTTTAAAACCTACCATTGGTGTTTTGAGTAGAACAGGAATTGTGCCTATTTCTAGCACTTTAGATACGCCTGGACCAATGACCAAGAATGTAATTGATAATGCCATCTTTATGAATGCAATGAGAGGCTTTGATCAAAATGATAGCAAATCCAAAGAAATTGATGAAGAGTATGTTCAAAACGGATTTCGAAATAGTTTTAAGGGTAAAAGAATAGGTGTTTTTAAACCATTATTAACAGATTCAATTTATGCTTTGAATATTGAGAAAATGAGAAAAGTGGGTGTAGAGATAGTAGAAATTACGCCACCTGAAATTTCATTTAACGGATTTGTGACTTTATTGAATATTGATATGAAGTATGATTTACCTAAATATTTATCAGAAAATGCAGATAAATCATTATTCATTAAAAATGTAAAAGATGTAATTGAGTTTAATAAAAAAGATTCTTTATTAAGAGCTCCTTATGGGCAGCAACTTTTTGAAGGTATAGAAAGAGATCAAACCACAATTGCAGAATTAGAAGTCATTAAAGAAAATCTAAAGACAGAAGCAAATAAGTATTTACAAGCCTTAGAGAGTGAGGATTTAGATGCTATTTTATCTATTAACAATTATCATTCAGGTATTGCAGCTGTTTCATTTCATCCTACTTTAACTGTTCCTATGGGGTATAAAACTTCTGGAGAACCAATAAGTTTAACCTTTGTGGGTAAACCTTTTGAGGAAAGAAATTTATTAGAATTAGGCTATGCTTTTGAGCAATTAACAAAAGCTAGAAAAATGCCTAAAAACTATCAATAG
- a CDS encoding DUF4295 domain-containing protein translates to MAKKSVASLQTGSKRLSKAIKMVKSPKTGAYMFVEAIMDPSEVDKFLAKK, encoded by the coding sequence ATGGCAAAGAAATCAGTAGCATCGTTACAAACAGGATCAAAAAGATTAAGTAAAGCAATAAAAATGGTAAAGTCTCCAAAAACAGGAGCTTACATGTTTGTTGAAGCAATTATGGATCCTTCAGAAGTTGATAAATTTTTAGCAAAAAAATAA
- the rimO gene encoding 30S ribosomal protein S12 methylthiotransferase RimO, giving the protein MRTKTIKKNKINVVTLGCSKNVYDSEVLMGQLKANGKNVVHEDVNDDGNIVVINTCGFIGKAKEESIDTILHYAKRKEAGEVDKVFVSGCLSERYKPDLEAEIPNVDQYFGTHDLPNLLKVLEADYKHELIGERLTTTPKHYAYLKIAEGCNRPCSFCAIPLMRGKHRSTPIEDLVTEATKLAEKGIKEIMLIAQDLTYYGLDIYKKRALAELLEALVKVDGIEWIRMHYAFPTGFPMDVLEVMKREPKVCNYLDIPLQHINTELLKSMKRGTTHEKTTALIHKFREAVPEMAIRTTLIVGYPGETEEMFQELKDWVEEMRFERLGAFEYSHEENTGAYVLEDDVPAEVKFKRVNEIMEVQSQISWELNQQKVGKTFRCLFDRKDGEYFYGRTESDSPDVDNDVLVDAREHYIKIGEFIDVEIYEAGDYDLYGTPVKKQEKPQPLHQKRTK; this is encoded by the coding sequence ATGCGTACAAAAACCATCAAGAAAAATAAAATTAACGTAGTTACTTTAGGATGTTCTAAAAACGTTTACGATAGTGAAGTTTTAATGGGACAATTAAAGGCCAATGGTAAAAACGTGGTTCATGAAGATGTAAATGATGATGGAAACATTGTGGTTATTAATACTTGTGGATTTATAGGTAAGGCAAAAGAAGAATCTATAGATACTATTTTGCATTATGCAAAAAGAAAAGAGGCTGGTGAAGTTGATAAAGTCTTTGTTTCTGGTTGTTTAAGTGAGCGATATAAACCAGATTTAGAAGCAGAAATTCCGAATGTAGATCAATATTTTGGTACTCATGATTTACCCAATTTATTAAAGGTTTTAGAAGCAGATTATAAGCATGAGTTAATTGGTGAACGTTTAACGACTACTCCAAAACATTATGCCTATTTAAAAATAGCAGAAGGTTGTAATAGGCCTTGCTCTTTTTGTGCAATTCCTTTAATGCGTGGCAAACATAGATCTACTCCAATTGAAGATTTAGTTACTGAAGCTACAAAATTAGCAGAAAAAGGAATTAAAGAAATTATGCTTATAGCACAAGATTTAACTTATTATGGTTTAGATATCTATAAAAAACGTGCATTAGCTGAATTGTTAGAAGCCCTTGTAAAAGTAGATGGTATAGAATGGATTAGAATGCATTATGCTTTTCCTACAGGTTTTCCAATGGATGTTTTAGAAGTTATGAAACGTGAACCTAAAGTATGTAACTATCTAGATATACCTTTACAACACATCAATACAGAGTTGTTAAAATCTATGAAAAGAGGTACAACTCATGAAAAAACAACAGCTTTAATCCATAAATTTAGAGAAGCAGTTCCAGAAATGGCAATCAGAACTACCCTTATTGTAGGTTATCCTGGTGAAACTGAAGAAATGTTTCAAGAGTTAAAAGATTGGGTAGAAGAAATGCGTTTTGAAAGACTTGGTGCATTTGAGTATTCGCATGAAGAAAATACTGGGGCTTATGTATTGGAAGATGATGTTCCTGCAGAGGTAAAGTTTAAAAGAGTAAATGAAATTATGGAAGTTCAATCTCAAATTTCGTGGGAATTGAATCAACAAAAAGTAGGCAAAACATTTAGATGTTTGTTTGATAGAAAAGATGGCGAATATTTTTACGGACGTACAGAATCTGATTCACCAGATGTAGATAATGATGTTTTGGTTGATGCTAGAGAGCATTATATTAAAATTGGTGAATTTATAGATGTAGAGATTTATGAAGCAGGAGATTATGATTTGTATGGAACACCTGTTAAGAAGCAAGAAAAACCACAACCTTTGCATCAAAAAAGAACAAAATAA
- the rpmG gene encoding 50S ribosomal protein L33 has product MAKKGNRVQVILECTEHKASGQAGTSRYITTKNKKNTPDRLEIKKFNPILKKMTVHKEIK; this is encoded by the coding sequence ATGGCAAAAAAAGGAAACAGAGTTCAAGTAATTTTAGAGTGCACAGAGCACAAAGCATCTGGTCAAGCAGGTACTTCTAGATACATTACTACAAAGAACAAAAAGAACACTCCAGATAGATTAGAGATTAAGAAATTTAATCCTATCTTAAAGAAAATGACTGTTCACAAAGAAATTAAGTAA